A window of the Oscillospiraceae bacterium NTUH-002-81 genome harbors these coding sequences:
- a CDS encoding D-alanyl-D-alanine carboxypeptidase family protein, translated as MNRMQGRRFLMKMAAPLLALTLFLAQGGEAYAAAQIVSDVEARRALPIVSNETEGWPQGPVVSAQSAVVMEASTGAILYEKDAHDQLYPASITKIMTTLVALEHSTMDETVTFSYDSVFSLDTGSSIIGGVNPGDTMSMKDVLYGIMICSGNEAAYAAAEHVGGSIPAFVDMMNARAQEIGCTDTHFENPHGLPNENHVTSAMDMAKITRTALENTAFKTIATTRRYTFPPTSSGEERIRLNHHKMMEGMEYAYDGCLGGKTGYTSAAGSTLVTFAQRDGMMLICVVMNEEAPSQFLDTATLLDYGFANFRKVDMSEYGQGQDSENSSFFLTQAQTQNADTGLSVRQNGTAVLPVNASVDDVKGEAQAGDSEGTVTSEFYYHGVYVGSSVMRVQAADPQSGSSLLFGGTREETDTTYDIFHPDSGFVLFINWKYILIVLVGIGVAAGMAFLIMHTGSRKRRRRTPHLTIR; from the coding sequence ATGAATCGAATGCAAGGCAGAAGATTTTTGATGAAGATGGCGGCACCGCTGCTGGCGCTGACGCTGTTCCTGGCTCAGGGCGGGGAAGCGTATGCCGCAGCGCAGATCGTGTCGGATGTGGAGGCACGGCGGGCACTGCCCATCGTATCCAATGAGACAGAAGGCTGGCCCCAGGGGCCGGTGGTGTCGGCACAGTCGGCGGTGGTGATGGAGGCGTCCACAGGCGCGATCCTGTATGAGAAGGATGCCCACGACCAGCTGTATCCGGCCAGCATCACGAAGATCATGACGACGCTGGTGGCGCTGGAGCACTCCACCATGGACGAGACGGTGACGTTTTCCTATGACTCGGTGTTCAGCCTGGATACGGGCAGCAGTATCATCGGCGGTGTGAACCCCGGAGATACCATGAGCATGAAGGATGTGCTGTACGGCATCATGATTTGTTCGGGAAATGAAGCGGCTTACGCGGCGGCAGAGCATGTGGGCGGCAGCATCCCGGCTTTTGTGGATATGATGAACGCCAGGGCGCAGGAGATCGGCTGTACGGATACCCATTTTGAAAATCCACACGGCCTGCCCAACGAAAATCATGTGACGTCGGCCATGGATATGGCGAAGATCACCCGGACGGCCCTGGAAAATACCGCCTTTAAGACGATAGCAACCACAAGACGGTATACGTTTCCACCCACCTCGTCAGGGGAGGAGCGCATCCGCCTGAACCATCACAAAATGATGGAGGGCATGGAGTACGCCTACGACGGCTGCCTGGGCGGCAAGACGGGCTATACATCGGCGGCGGGTAGTACGCTGGTGACCTTCGCCCAGCGGGACGGCATGATGCTCATCTGCGTGGTGATGAACGAGGAGGCACCGTCCCAGTTTCTGGATACGGCCACCCTTCTGGATTATGGCTTTGCCAATTTCCGCAAGGTGGATATGAGCGAGTACGGTCAGGGGCAGGACAGCGAGAACAGCAGCTTTTTCCTGACCCAGGCGCAGACCCAGAATGCGGATACCGGCCTTTCTGTGCGGCAGAACGGCACGGCGGTGCTGCCGGTCAACGCTTCGGTGGATGATGTGAAGGGCGAGGCCCAGGCCGGAGACAGCGAAGGGACAGTGACCTCGGAGTTTTATTATCATGGCGTCTATGTGGGAAGCTCGGTGATGCGGGTGCAGGCGGCGGATCCCCAGTCAGGCAGCAGCCTGCTCTTTGGCGGCACCCGGGAGGAGACGGACACCACGTATGATATTTTTCACCCGGACAGCGGATTTGTCCTGTTCATCAACTGGAAATATATTCTGATCGTGCTGGTCGGCATCGGTGTGGCGGCGGGGATGGCATTCCTTATTATGCACACCGGCAGCCGGAAACGGCGCAGGAGAACGCCCCACCTGACGATCCGGTGA
- a CDS encoding AEC family transporter: MAIDTLLQLFAKIFIMVAVGYFLRRRNIITVQIKQALNFMIVNVFMPFSILVSGNSAFSKEMSHSLLLVAGLSLIYYIASMAIGMGLGKLFHMEEHRARIFVLMQSFANVGFLGIPLAEELFGATGTLVAVVYNLAFDVIFFTYGMYYIRHGGKLDLKALLGNVVAISAIASVILYCSPVRMPVLVEESLRMMGSCTTPLSMIVVGCSLAEVKLLDVLKSRDAYLVSALRLVIYPVLFWAAAVALHLEPEVTAAGILLTALPPATMNVIVAEEHGCAPEFAAQAVVQSMVFMIVTVPVVMMILV; this comes from the coding sequence ATGGCAATAGATACACTACTGCAATTATTTGCTAAGATTTTTATCATGGTTGCTGTGGGATACTTCCTGCGGCGCAGAAATATTATCACAGTGCAGATCAAGCAGGCACTGAATTTCATGATCGTCAATGTTTTCATGCCATTCAGCATTCTGGTATCGGGAAACAGCGCTTTTTCAAAAGAAATGTCCCACAGTCTTCTGCTGGTGGCGGGGCTGTCGCTTATCTACTATATCGCTTCCATGGCTATCGGGATGGGACTGGGAAAACTGTTCCATATGGAGGAGCATCGGGCGCGGATTTTTGTGTTGATGCAGAGCTTTGCCAATGTGGGCTTTTTGGGTATTCCGCTGGCGGAAGAACTGTTTGGTGCCACGGGAACGCTGGTGGCAGTGGTGTATAATCTGGCCTTTGACGTGATCTTTTTTACCTATGGAATGTATTACATTCGTCACGGTGGCAAGCTGGATCTGAAAGCACTGCTGGGCAATGTGGTGGCCATCAGCGCCATCGCATCGGTAATCCTGTATTGCTCGCCGGTGCGGATGCCGGTACTGGTGGAGGAATCCCTGCGGATGATGGGAAGCTGTACCACACCTTTGTCCATGATAGTGGTGGGCTGCAGCCTGGCAGAGGTAAAGCTTTTGGATGTGCTGAAGAGCCGGGACGCATATCTGGTATCTGCTTTGCGTCTGGTGATCTATCCGGTGCTTTTCTGGGCAGCGGCTGTGGCACTGCATCTGGAGCCGGAGGTGACGGCGGCAGGTATTCTGCTGACGGCGCTACCTCCCGCAACCATGAACGTGATCGTAGCAGAGGAACACGGCTGTGCACCTGAATTTGCCGCACAGGCGGTGGTGCAGAGCATGGTGTTTATGATCGTGACCGTTCCGGTGGTCATGATGATTCTTGTGTAA
- the thyA gene encoding thymidylate synthase: MSQADQIFINMCKDILENGTSTEGEKVRPKWEDGSFAYTIKQFGVVNRYDLSKEFPLLTLRRTALKSATDEMLWIWQQKSNNIHDLHSHIWDSWADEDGSIGKAYGYQLGVKHQYREGMMDQVDRVLYDLKHNPYSRRIMTNIYVHQDLHEMNLYPCAYSMTFNVTKKPGHDRLTLNAILNQRSQDILTANNWNVVQYAVLLHMIAQVCGMEVGELVHVIADAHIYDRHIPLVKELISRPCYDAPTFWLNPEVKDFYQFTRDDVRVDNYVTGPQITNIPVAV, from the coding sequence ATGAGTCAGGCAGATCAGATTTTTATCAATATGTGTAAGGATATTCTGGAAAACGGAACAAGCACGGAGGGGGAGAAGGTGCGCCCCAAATGGGAGGATGGCAGCTTTGCCTATACGATCAAGCAGTTTGGTGTGGTGAACCGCTATGATCTGTCCAAAGAGTTTCCGCTGCTGACGCTGCGGCGGACGGCGCTGAAAAGTGCCACGGACGAGATGCTCTGGATCTGGCAGCAGAAATCCAACAACATCCATGACCTGCACAGCCATATCTGGGACAGCTGGGCGGACGAGGACGGTTCCATCGGTAAGGCCTACGGCTATCAGCTGGGTGTGAAACACCAGTACAGGGAGGGCATGATGGATCAGGTGGACCGGGTGCTTTATGATCTGAAACACAATCCCTACAGCCGGAGAATCATGACCAATATTTATGTCCATCAGGATCTTCATGAGATGAACCTGTATCCGTGTGCTTACAGCATGACCTTTAACGTGACGAAGAAACCCGGCCACGACAGGCTGACACTGAATGCCATTTTGAACCAGCGATCCCAGGATATTCTTACGGCCAACAACTGGAACGTGGTGCAGTATGCGGTGCTGCTGCACATGATCGCCCAGGTGTGCGGCATGGAGGTGGGGGAACTGGTGCATGTCATCGCCGATGCCCATATTTATGACCGGCATATACCGCTGGTGAAGGAGCTGATCAGCCGCCCCTGCTACGATGCGCCCACTTTCTGGCTTAACCCGGAGGTGAAGGATTTCTATCAGTTCACACGGGATGATGTGCGGGTGGATAATTATGTGACCGGGCCGCAGATCACAAACATCCCGGTGGCGGTATAA
- a CDS encoding dihydrofolate reductase — MNMIVNVDNNWAIGYRNSLLVRIPSDMKFFRQETTGKVIVMGRKTLESFPGGQPLKNRINIVLTTDPAYQVKGAVIVHDLEELKEALKPYDSENIYVIGGESIYRQLLPYCDTAHVTRVCNTYQADTWFPNLDELPDWELTGESEEQTYFDLEYYFLRYERKKK; from the coding sequence ATGAATATGATCGTCAATGTGGATAACAACTGGGCCATTGGCTACCGGAACAGCCTGCTGGTGCGCATTCCGTCAGATATGAAGTTTTTCCGGCAGGAGACCACCGGCAAGGTGATCGTCATGGGAAGAAAGACGCTGGAGAGCTTTCCCGGCGGCCAGCCATTGAAAAACCGGATCAACATCGTGCTGACGACAGATCCGGCCTATCAGGTGAAGGGTGCTGTCATTGTACATGATCTGGAGGAACTGAAGGAGGCGCTGAAGCCCTACGACAGTGAAAATATTTACGTCATCGGCGGGGAGAGTATTTACCGGCAGCTGCTGCCGTACTGCGACACTGCCCATGTGACCAGGGTGTGCAACACTTATCAGGCGGACACCTGGTTTCCCAATCTGGATGAACTGCCGGACTGGGAGCTCACCGGAGAGAGTGAGGAACAGACGTACTTTGACCTGGAATACTATTTCCTGCGGTATGAGAGAAAGAAAAAATAA
- a CDS encoding TetR-like C-terminal domain-containing protein, giving the protein MAENKTDRRVRRTKRLLLESLTSLMKEKPIKDISVKELTDLADINRGTFYLHYRDIYDMLEQLEDEWFADFNELLDKTPPAPDSTGSVARLSENMFQFLLDNKDIADALLGPNGDLTFINRLKDLLRRRTYSLWKLRFRDTLYFEYYFSFIVSGYIGLIQTWRLNGWEPSAHELSLMADQLLGARERS; this is encoded by the coding sequence ATGGCGGAAAACAAGACAGACCGGCGGGTCAGGCGAACGAAACGGCTTCTTCTGGAAAGCCTTACCTCACTCATGAAGGAAAAGCCCATCAAAGATATTTCTGTCAAGGAACTGACTGATCTGGCAGACATCAACCGGGGGACCTTTTACCTCCACTACCGGGATATTTACGACATGTTAGAACAGCTGGAGGACGAGTGGTTCGCTGATTTTAACGAATTGCTGGACAAGACACCGCCTGCCCCCGACAGCACAGGCAGTGTGGCCAGATTATCGGAGAATATGTTTCAGTTTCTTCTGGATAATAAAGATATCGCTGATGCACTTCTTGGCCCCAACGGAGATCTGACATTCATCAACCGACTGAAGGACCTGCTGCGCAGACGGACATACTCCCTGTGGAAGCTCCGCTTCCGCGATACCCTCTATTTTGAATATTATTTTTCGTTTATCGTGTCCGGTTATATTGGCCTCATCCAGACGTGGCGCCTCAATGGCTGGGAGCCATCTGCCCATGAGCTTTCCCTGATGGCGGATCAGCTGCTGGGAGCACGGGAACGGAGCTGA
- a CDS encoding DUF4956 domain-containing protein: protein MSFKSILKKSLTSGLLQQKLSVPELIVTLLVTVFFAVYILILYRKMTKSTFYSRTFGISLVMLSVVTAGMILSMQANFVITFGMLGSLSLIRFRTSVKGTVDQIFIFWSVSVGLLCGASCYGVALAEAVILTAILFLLPRTKEPRRNVLLQLEMDCQEAEEPVLALAKEYDKKAQIRGRNQGQGFRELLIRMNIGNADREALLARLNGDGQVRTAFFTDGDGK from the coding sequence ATGAGCTTTAAAAGTATTTTGAAAAAATCGCTGACCAGCGGCTTGTTACAGCAGAAGCTGTCTGTACCGGAACTGATTGTGACGCTGCTGGTGACGGTGTTTTTTGCTGTTTATATTCTGATCCTGTATCGGAAAATGACAAAATCCACCTTTTATTCCCGGACGTTCGGCATTTCCCTGGTGATGCTGTCGGTGGTCACCGCAGGTATGATACTTTCCATGCAGGCGAATTTTGTTATTACCTTTGGTATGCTGGGATCTCTGTCACTGATCCGGTTCCGGACATCAGTAAAGGGGACGGTGGATCAGATCTTTATTTTCTGGAGCGTGAGTGTGGGGCTTCTGTGTGGGGCATCCTGCTATGGTGTGGCGCTGGCGGAGGCCGTGATCCTGACGGCAATATTATTTTTACTGCCCCGGACAAAAGAGCCGCGAAGAAATGTACTGCTGCAGCTGGAGATGGACTGTCAGGAGGCGGAAGAGCCGGTGCTGGCACTGGCAAAAGAATATGATAAAAAGGCACAGATCCGCGGGCGGAATCAGGGACAGGGCTTTCGGGAGCTGCTGATCCGTATGAATATCGGAAATGCGGACAGAGAAGCGCTTCTTGCCCGTCTCAATGGTGACGGACAGGTGCGGACAGCATTTTTTACTGATGGAGACGGGAAATAA
- a CDS encoding TnpV protein, translating into MSKLTYIRCGDYDIPNLKLSEQPETSIGKYGRMRKSYLKEHRPILYNHLLMSEKLYPHLLEIERTAQGRVETMLPRMMEAADVIEELKARDPMRWVGLMNTLKAQAEEIVLTELIYQ; encoded by the coding sequence ATGAGTAAGTTGACTTACATTCGTTGTGGAGATTATGATATACCCAACCTAAAACTTTCTGAACAGCCGGAAACTTCTATCGGCAAGTACGGCAGAATGCGAAAATCCTACCTAAAGGAACATCGCCCCATTCTCTATAACCATCTGCTGATGAGCGAGAAGCTGTATCCACACCTGTTAGAGATTGAGCGGACAGCACAGGGGCGTGTGGAAACCATGTTGCCCCGCATGATGGAGGCGGCGGACGTCATTGAGGAACTGAAAGCCCGTGACCCCATGCGCTGGGTGGGCCTGATGAACACGCTGAAAGCGCAGGCGGAGGAAATTGTGCTGACAGAGCTGATTTATCAATAA
- a CDS encoding AraC family transcriptional regulator, with protein MKELHGTEWYGEYATLTDEHDDYVQIEYKCNGTGRLYDYTLFPGIDLIFMDFNCSDTFHEPIPNKNIIEIRHYQKGRVEFELRNNKVFHMKEGEFCINALANIPAAYSFPFGYSVGLSCVIDKDSVDVETQQIFSYYNIDVLNLGRELELEKKWFLCRTPQRLLHIFEELYAAKGVEERDYFRIKLLELFYHIKQLRIEDQYEATYYAKEQIEIIKRIRQQLIENLDKKISIEELLRKEPMSKVTFQAIFKQIYGDTPYAHIKKYKMNLAAVYLQKTDQSITQIAGELGYSNISKFARAFQEVFGMLPKDYRKAKK; from the coding sequence GTGAAAGAGTTACATGGAACAGAATGGTACGGTGAATATGCTACGCTAACTGATGAACATGATGATTATGTTCAAATCGAATATAAATGTAATGGAACAGGTCGTCTCTATGACTACACTCTTTTCCCTGGTATTGACTTAATTTTTATGGATTTTAACTGCTCAGATACATTCCATGAGCCTATTCCTAATAAGAATATCATCGAAATCCGTCATTACCAAAAAGGACGCGTTGAGTTTGAGCTAAGAAATAATAAAGTTTTCCACATGAAAGAGGGAGAATTTTGCATCAATGCCCTTGCTAATATTCCTGCGGCCTATTCCTTTCCCTTTGGATATAGTGTAGGACTAAGCTGTGTGATTGATAAGGATTCTGTCGATGTGGAAACACAACAGATTTTTTCGTACTACAACATTGATGTTCTAAATCTCGGACGAGAATTGGAATTAGAAAAAAAGTGGTTTTTATGTCGGACACCACAGCGGTTGTTACATATCTTTGAAGAATTGTATGCTGCAAAAGGTGTTGAAGAGCGAGATTATTTCCGTATCAAATTATTGGAACTATTTTACCATATCAAACAGCTGCGGATTGAAGATCAGTATGAGGCAACGTATTATGCCAAAGAACAAATTGAAATCATCAAACGCATCCGCCAACAGCTCATAGAAAACCTCGACAAAAAAATATCCATAGAAGAACTTTTGCGAAAGGAGCCAATGAGCAAGGTCACATTTCAAGCTATTTTCAAACAGATTTATGGCGATACGCCCTATGCACATATCAAAAAGTATAAAATGAATCTTGCGGCTGTTTATTTGCAGAAAACAGATCAATCAATCACGCAAATAGCCGGTGAACTTGGATATTCAAATATTAGTAAATTTGCGCGAGCCTTTCAAGAAGTGTTTGGAATGCTTCCAAAGGATTACCGTAAAGCAAAAAAGTGA
- a CDS encoding MptD family putative ECF transporter S component, whose protein sequence is MEQTVKKKIGVRDIMTIAAMMVINFAIAMVIGMVTLPFPAVYLYGSAGIDAFIGATFYLVAANRINKHGLLFAWATVYGLIQGVMGYMFLVPYFLIVALIAELCMVGKNTYRSAVRNRIGWMVNSIGNFVGCAVPLWWSWDSYQEMAASSGFDANTLNMQFSMVTSPALMLLGVVITAVLAILGTLFGQRLLRKHFQKAGIVG, encoded by the coding sequence ATGGAACAAACGGTAAAGAAAAAAATTGGCGTTCGAGATATTATGACGATTGCCGCAATGATGGTCATCAATTTTGCAATTGCAATGGTGATTGGTATGGTTACATTGCCTTTCCCAGCAGTATATTTATACGGCTCTGCTGGTATTGATGCCTTTATTGGAGCAACATTTTATTTGGTTGCGGCAAATCGCATTAACAAACACGGATTGTTGTTTGCTTGGGCTACGGTTTATGGACTAATCCAAGGTGTTATGGGTTATATGTTCTTGGTTCCCTATTTCTTGATTGTAGCCCTCATTGCCGAGTTATGCATGGTTGGCAAGAATACATACCGAAGTGCAGTTCGCAACCGAATTGGCTGGATGGTCAACTCAATCGGAAATTTTGTAGGCTGTGCCGTACCGCTGTGGTGGTCTTGGGACAGCTATCAGGAAATGGCAGCAAGTAGTGGCTTTGATGCAAATACTTTGAATATGCAGTTTTCTATGGTAACTTCTCCAGCACTGATGCTTCTGGGTGTTGTCATTACTGCGGTTCTTGCAATTCTCGGTACATTGTTCGGCCAGCGCCTGCTCAGAAAGCATTTCCAAAAAGCTGGCATTGTAGGATGA